From a single Brassica napus cultivar Da-Ae chromosome C9, Da-Ae, whole genome shotgun sequence genomic region:
- the LOC106390895 gene encoding DEK domain-containing chromatin-associated protein 4 isoform X1 — protein sequence MGEEDTKVTAEPTANGTTSSLPKPSGEISGKQAEENASGEGTQENKKGEDTGSEKMEIDDDIKQDEEAEVSEKETKAETEKTEEKDVKEPAEIAEANEVKGQPEADQMDEDTDGKKLEAGDGVSGGATAEDTVMKETVESDDKSETDTKGSEVVNKIDTTEGSQDKTEKESEEEKVNGNEEESKEDKLVGGDEGDSVDEVEKRDTSNKEEAPKERNEGEMAEDGKEEKSNKEEEVKEANKEEEDTDVNEPKEEDEKAEANGEDENDVDDSKDEDEDKEEETKDEKEDKKEESMDEKEDEKEKNNDDKEDENEDSKKSSKRGKGKNEKTRRKTKSEEEKKDAEPKTPYSDRPVRERKSVERLVAVIDKDSSKEFQVEKGKGTPLKDIPNGCLQAVVLGVAYKIARKKSEDVFKLLHTILFGGRRGRAAQVKANILRFSGYKWQGDEEKAKDKIKEKLDKCNKEKLLEFCDLFDLSVGKATTKKEDIVAKLFKFLEKPHATTDVPVYEKEKGAKRKRTPTKSSHAAGSSSSKRSAKSQKKTDKKSLPHSDDESEEEKEEEEEEEREHETEEEDEEIDEEEEENENGIPDQSDDEAPQPSESEEKVESEDSDSESEEETKKKKRGSRTVSGKKESTAGKSRSKKAAVSTKSSPPPKKVAQKRSAGKRKKSDDDDSDTSPKASSSKRKKTEKPAKEQSSVPSKSASKEKPGKRGGKGKDKTKEPSDEELKNAIVDILKEVDFNTATFTDILNRLAGMFKLDLTSRKSSIKLMIQDELTKLADEAENEVGEEEDAEKEKAGGEEVKA from the exons ATGGGGGAAGAAGATACGAAAGTCACTGCGGAGCCAACAGCAAATGGGACCACCAGTTCTCTTCCAAAGCCATCAGGTGAAATCAGTGGGAAACAGGCGGAGGAGAATGCTAGTGGCGAGGGAACACAGGAAAATAAGAAAGGTGAGGATACTGGATCTGAGAAAATGGAGATAGATGATGACATCAAGCAAGATGAAGAGGCAGAGGTTTCAGAAAAAGAAACGAAAGCTGAGACTgagaaaacagaagaaaaagatgTCAAGGAGCCAGCAGAGATTGCTGAAGCAAACGAAGTAAAGGGACAACCAGAAGCTGACCAAATGGATGAAGACACAGATGGGAAGAAGTTGGAAGCTGGTGATGGTGTGTCTGGAGGTGCTACAGCGGAAGATACTGTGATGAAGGAAACCGTGGAGTCTGATGACAAGAGTGAGACAGACACAAAAGGTTCCGAAGTGGTGAACAAGATAGATACAACTGAAGGAAGCCAAGATAAAACTGAGAAAGAATCAGAGGAGGAGAAAGTAAATGGAAACGAAGAAGAGAGTAAGGAAGATAAGTTAGTGGGTGGAGACGAGGGGGACAGTGTCGATGAGGTTGAAAAGAGGGATACAAGTAACAAAGAAGAGGCACCAAAGGAAAGGAATGAGGGCGAAATGGCTGAAGATGGGAAGGAGgaaaaatcaaacaaagaagAGGAAGTGAAGGAAGCGAACAAGGAAGAGGAAGACACTGATGTCAATGAGCCAAAAGAGGAAGACGAAAAAGCAGAGGCTAACGGTGAGGATGAAAATGATGTAGATGATAGCAAGGATGAGGATGAAGATAAAGAGGAGGAGACAAAGGACGAGAAGGAAGATAAAAAAGAAGAGAGCATGgatgagaaagaagatgaaaaagaaaagaacaatGATGATAAGGAAGATGAAAATGAAGACAGCAAGAAGTCCAGCAAGCGAGGGAAAGGGAAGAATGAGAAGACTCGCAGGAAGACAAAGAGcgaggaagaaaagaaggaTGCTGAACCCAAGACTCCATACTCTGATCGCCCTGTCCGCGAGCGAAAATCTGTGGAAAGGCTTGTTGCGGTGATTGATAAAGATTCCTCAAAGGAATTCCAAGTTGAAAAG GGAAAAGGAACACCTCTTAAAGATATCCCCAATG GTTGTCTGCAAGCTGTAGTACTGGGTG TTGCTTACAAGATAGCAAGGAAGAAGTCTGAGGACGTTTTCAAGCTTCTGCACACAATTCTATTTGGCGGGAGAAGAGGGAGA GCTGCACAGGTTAAGGCAAACATATTGCGCTTTTCTGGTTACAAATGGCAAGGAGATGAG GAAAAggcaaaagataaaataaaagaaaagctTGACAAATGCAACAAGGAGAAGCTGCTGGAGTTTTGCGATCTCTTTGACTTATCGGTTGGCAAGGCTACAACGAAAAAG GAAGACATTGTTGCAAAGCTATTTAAGTTCTTGGAAAAGCCTCATGCGACTACTGATGTTCCTGTTTACGAGAAAGAGAAG GGCGCAAAACGCAAAAGAACTCCTACGAAAAGTTCACATGCAGCTGGAAGTTCATCTTCTAAACGATCAGCAAAG agccAAAAAAAGACTGACAAAAAGAGCTTACCTCATTCTGATGATGAGtctgaagaagagaaagaggaggaagaagaagaggagagagagcatGAGAcagaggaggaagatgaagagattgatgaggaggaggaggagaatgaAAACGGGATTCCTGATCAATCGGATGATGAGGCCCCTCAACCTTCTGAAAGTGAGGAGAAAGTTGAATCTGAGGACTCAGACTCAGAGTcagaggaagaaactaaaaagAAGAAACGTGGTTCTAGGACAGTATCTGGAAAGAAAGAATCGACAGCAGGGAAATCAAGAAGCAAGAAAGCTGCAGTCTCGACGAAATCCAGTCCACCCCCAAAGAAAGTTGCTCAAAAGCGTTCAGcaggaaaaagaaagaagagtgaTGACGACGACAGTGATACTAGTCCAAAGGCATCGTCCtctaagaggaagaagactgaAAAACCGGCCAAGGAGCAGTCCTCGGTTCCTTCAAAATCTGCATCAAAAGAGAAACCAG GAAAAAGAGGCGGAAAAGGAAAAGACAAAACCAAGGAGCCTAGTGATGAAGAGTTGAAAAATGCAATTGTCGATATCTTGAAGGAAGTGGACTTTAACACG GCCACGTTCACTGACATCCTCAATCGACTAG CTGGGATGTTCAAACTGGATCTCACCTCAAGAAAATCATCGATAAAGCTGATGATTCAAGATGAGCTGACTAAGCTAGCAGATGAAGCCGAGAATGaagttggagaagaagaagatgctgaGAAAGAGAAAGCTGGTGGAGAGGAGGTCAAGGCTTGA
- the LOC106390895 gene encoding DEK domain-containing chromatin-associated protein 4 isoform X2 produces the protein MGEEDTKVTAEPTANGTTSSLPKPSGEISGKQAEENASGEGTQENKKGEDTGSEKMEIDDDIKQDEEAEVSEKETKAETEKTEEKDVKEPAEIAEANEVKGQPEADQMDEDTDGKKLEAGDGVSGGATAEDTVMKETVESDDKSETDTKGSEVVNKIDTTEGSQDKTEKESEEEKVNGNEEESKEDKLVGGDEGDSVDEVEKRDTSNKEEAPKERNEGEMAEDGKEEKSNKEEEVKEANKEEEDTDVNEPKEEDEKAEANGEDENDVDDSKDEDEDKEEETKDEKEDKKEESMDEKEDEKEKNNDDKEDENEDSKKSSKRGKGKNEKTRRKTKSEEEKKDAEPKTPYSDRPVRERKSVERLVAVIDKDSSKEFQVEKGKGTPLKDIPNVAYKIARKKSEDVFKLLHTILFGGRRGRAAQVKANILRFSGYKWQGDEEKAKDKIKEKLDKCNKEKLLEFCDLFDLSVGKATTKKEDIVAKLFKFLEKPHATTDVPVYEKEKGAKRKRTPTKSSHAAGSSSSKRSAKSQKKTDKKSLPHSDDESEEEKEEEEEEEREHETEEEDEEIDEEEEENENGIPDQSDDEAPQPSESEEKVESEDSDSESEEETKKKKRGSRTVSGKKESTAGKSRSKKAAVSTKSSPPPKKVAQKRSAGKRKKSDDDDSDTSPKASSSKRKKTEKPAKEQSSVPSKSASKEKPGKRGGKGKDKTKEPSDEELKNAIVDILKEVDFNTATFTDILNRLAGMFKLDLTSRKSSIKLMIQDELTKLADEAENEVGEEEDAEKEKAGGEEVKA, from the exons ATGGGGGAAGAAGATACGAAAGTCACTGCGGAGCCAACAGCAAATGGGACCACCAGTTCTCTTCCAAAGCCATCAGGTGAAATCAGTGGGAAACAGGCGGAGGAGAATGCTAGTGGCGAGGGAACACAGGAAAATAAGAAAGGTGAGGATACTGGATCTGAGAAAATGGAGATAGATGATGACATCAAGCAAGATGAAGAGGCAGAGGTTTCAGAAAAAGAAACGAAAGCTGAGACTgagaaaacagaagaaaaagatgTCAAGGAGCCAGCAGAGATTGCTGAAGCAAACGAAGTAAAGGGACAACCAGAAGCTGACCAAATGGATGAAGACACAGATGGGAAGAAGTTGGAAGCTGGTGATGGTGTGTCTGGAGGTGCTACAGCGGAAGATACTGTGATGAAGGAAACCGTGGAGTCTGATGACAAGAGTGAGACAGACACAAAAGGTTCCGAAGTGGTGAACAAGATAGATACAACTGAAGGAAGCCAAGATAAAACTGAGAAAGAATCAGAGGAGGAGAAAGTAAATGGAAACGAAGAAGAGAGTAAGGAAGATAAGTTAGTGGGTGGAGACGAGGGGGACAGTGTCGATGAGGTTGAAAAGAGGGATACAAGTAACAAAGAAGAGGCACCAAAGGAAAGGAATGAGGGCGAAATGGCTGAAGATGGGAAGGAGgaaaaatcaaacaaagaagAGGAAGTGAAGGAAGCGAACAAGGAAGAGGAAGACACTGATGTCAATGAGCCAAAAGAGGAAGACGAAAAAGCAGAGGCTAACGGTGAGGATGAAAATGATGTAGATGATAGCAAGGATGAGGATGAAGATAAAGAGGAGGAGACAAAGGACGAGAAGGAAGATAAAAAAGAAGAGAGCATGgatgagaaagaagatgaaaaagaaaagaacaatGATGATAAGGAAGATGAAAATGAAGACAGCAAGAAGTCCAGCAAGCGAGGGAAAGGGAAGAATGAGAAGACTCGCAGGAAGACAAAGAGcgaggaagaaaagaaggaTGCTGAACCCAAGACTCCATACTCTGATCGCCCTGTCCGCGAGCGAAAATCTGTGGAAAGGCTTGTTGCGGTGATTGATAAAGATTCCTCAAAGGAATTCCAAGTTGAAAAG GGAAAAGGAACACCTCTTAAAGATATCCCCAATG TTGCTTACAAGATAGCAAGGAAGAAGTCTGAGGACGTTTTCAAGCTTCTGCACACAATTCTATTTGGCGGGAGAAGAGGGAGA GCTGCACAGGTTAAGGCAAACATATTGCGCTTTTCTGGTTACAAATGGCAAGGAGATGAG GAAAAggcaaaagataaaataaaagaaaagctTGACAAATGCAACAAGGAGAAGCTGCTGGAGTTTTGCGATCTCTTTGACTTATCGGTTGGCAAGGCTACAACGAAAAAG GAAGACATTGTTGCAAAGCTATTTAAGTTCTTGGAAAAGCCTCATGCGACTACTGATGTTCCTGTTTACGAGAAAGAGAAG GGCGCAAAACGCAAAAGAACTCCTACGAAAAGTTCACATGCAGCTGGAAGTTCATCTTCTAAACGATCAGCAAAG agccAAAAAAAGACTGACAAAAAGAGCTTACCTCATTCTGATGATGAGtctgaagaagagaaagaggaggaagaagaagaggagagagagcatGAGAcagaggaggaagatgaagagattgatgaggaggaggaggagaatgaAAACGGGATTCCTGATCAATCGGATGATGAGGCCCCTCAACCTTCTGAAAGTGAGGAGAAAGTTGAATCTGAGGACTCAGACTCAGAGTcagaggaagaaactaaaaagAAGAAACGTGGTTCTAGGACAGTATCTGGAAAGAAAGAATCGACAGCAGGGAAATCAAGAAGCAAGAAAGCTGCAGTCTCGACGAAATCCAGTCCACCCCCAAAGAAAGTTGCTCAAAAGCGTTCAGcaggaaaaagaaagaagagtgaTGACGACGACAGTGATACTAGTCCAAAGGCATCGTCCtctaagaggaagaagactgaAAAACCGGCCAAGGAGCAGTCCTCGGTTCCTTCAAAATCTGCATCAAAAGAGAAACCAG GAAAAAGAGGCGGAAAAGGAAAAGACAAAACCAAGGAGCCTAGTGATGAAGAGTTGAAAAATGCAATTGTCGATATCTTGAAGGAAGTGGACTTTAACACG GCCACGTTCACTGACATCCTCAATCGACTAG CTGGGATGTTCAAACTGGATCTCACCTCAAGAAAATCATCGATAAAGCTGATGATTCAAGATGAGCTGACTAAGCTAGCAGATGAAGCCGAGAATGaagttggagaagaagaagatgctgaGAAAGAGAAAGCTGGTGGAGAGGAGGTCAAGGCTTGA
- the LOC106390894 gene encoding cleavage and polyadenylation specificity factor subunit 6-like, with protein MDEGDGRDQFHRNEAISAVADEGFMAEEDDDYDDLYNDVNVGDAFLQSARKTDEVESRNEEKEKVKTEGEEPVLGTPEAEISIPGLVGESVAVKEEAESEAGEGSVTGVVVASSGYGAQERKVPGGVVAGTGGGLRLRVELGQAPTRANDAEAPKGNNFSHGVLPPPPSLGNNGNLMRPVLGNANGVTPPGPGGNMVGNGAIIHMPGVGNGGGGGVTTLFIGDLHWWTTDAELEAELCKYGTVKEVRFFDEKANGKSRGYCQAEFYDPMAAAACKEGMDGYEFNGRPCVVEIAPPYMVKRLGEAQVNRSQQAQAALAQAKRGGPADPPSKPVIATTTNNNGGNFQGGENRGFGRGNWGRGNAQGMSGRGPGGQMRNRPGMGGRGLMGNGGGGGFGQGMGTGPPMNMMHPMMGQGFEQGFGGPMGRMGTYGGFPGAPGPPFPGLLPSFPPVGGVGLPGVAPHVNPAFFGRGMPMNGMGMMPNAGVDMGMWDPNSGGWGGGGEDLSAARAAESSYGEEAASDHQYGEVNHDRGARPNHVKDKERASEREWSGSSDRRNREDKYAGYERDITREKDVGHRYDLPERRHRDDRDTGREREREHHHKERERSRDRDREMDREKVRHREERERYGGDHRNRHRDEPEHDDEWNRGRSSRGHSKSRLSREDNHRSRSRDADYGKRRRLTVE; from the coding sequence atGGACGAGGGAGATGGGAGAGATCAGTTCCATCGAAACGAGGCGATCTCTGCCGTCGCTGACGAGGGTTTTATGGCGGAGGAAGACGACGATTACGATGATCTCTATAACGACGTTAATGTCGGAGATGCGTTTCTTCAGTCTGCGAGGAAGACCGACGAGGTGGAATCAAGAAacgaggagaaggagaaggtcAAAACGGAGGGTGAAGAACCAGTTTTAGGTACACCAGAAGCTGAGATTTCGATACCTGGTTTGGTTGGTGAGAGCGTTGCTGTCAAAGAAGAAGCAGAATCAGAAGCTGGGGAAGGAAGTGTTACTGGTGTGGTAGTCGCTTCTAGTGGATATGGAGCTCAAGAGCGTAAGGTACCTGGCGGAGTTGTAGCTGGAACTGGTGGCGGGCTTAGACTTAGAGTTGAGCTAGGGCAAGCTCCTACTAGGGCTAATGATGCGGAGGCTCCTAAAGGAAATAACTTTTCTCATGGTGTGTTGCCACCCCCGCCTAGCTTGGGAAATAACGGGAATTTGATGAGACCTGTGTTGGGTAATGCTAATGGCGTGACTCCTCCTGGACCTGGTGGTAACATGGTCGGGAACGGAGCTATTATCCATATGCCTGGTGTGGGgaacggtggtggtggtggcgtaACTACTCTTTTCATTGGTGATTTGCATTGGTGGACAACCGATGCTGAACTTGAGGCTGAGCTTTGCAAGTATGGTACAGTGAAGGAGGTTAGGTTCTTCGATGAGAAAGCTAATGGGAAGTCGAGAGGGTATTGTCAAGCGGAGTTCTATGATCCTATGGCAGCTGCCGCTTGCAAAGAGGGGATGGATGGTTATGAGTTCAATGGTAGGCCTTGTGTTGTTGAGATTGCCCCTCCGTATATGGTTAAGAGACTGGGGGAGGCACAGGTGAACAGAAGCCAACAGGCGCAAGCTGCACTTGCACAAGCTAAGAGAGGAGGGCCTGCTGATCCTCCGAGTAAACCAGTCATTGCCACCACCACCAACAACAACGGCGGGAATTTCCAAGGTGGGGAAAATAGAGGATTCGGTAGAGGTAACTGGGGTAGAGGGAATGCTCAAGGAATGAGTGGTAGGGGACCAGGTGGTCAAATGAGGAATAGGCCTGGGATGGGTGGAAGAGGTTTGATGGGTaatggtggaggtggtgggtTTGGTCAGGGAATGGGCACAGGGCCTCCTATGAATATGATGCATCCAATGATGGGGCAAGGGTTTGAACAGGGTTTTGGTGGACCCATGGGGAGAATGGGAACGTATGGAGGATTCCCTGGGGCTCCAGGTCCACCGTTTCCTGGGCTTTTACCCTCGTTCCCTCCTGTTGGAGGAGTTGGATTACCTGGAGTGGCACCTCACGTGAATCCAGCGTTTTTTGGAAGAGGGATGCCGATGAATGGAATGGGAATGATGCCTAATGCTGGTGTTGATATGGGAATGTGGGATCCTAATAGTGGAGGATggggtggtggtggtgaagaTTTGAGTGCTGCCAGAGCTGCGGAATCGAGTTACGGGGAGGAAGCTGCATCGGATCACCAGTATGGAGAGGTTAATCACGATAGAGGGGCTCGTCCGAATCATGTAAAGGATAAAGAGAGAGCTTCAGAAAGGGAATGGTCTGGTTCATCTGATAGAAGGAATCGTGAGGATAAATATGCTGGTTATGAAAGGGACATAACGAGAGAGAAAGATGTTGGTCACCGTTATGATTTGCCAGAGAGAAGGCATCGTGATGATAGAGACACCGGTCGTGAGCGTGAGAGGGAACATCATCATAAGGAGCGTGAACGTTCCAGGGATCGTGACAGAGAAATGGACAGGGAGAAGGTTCGTCATAGAGAAGAACGAGAAAGATATGGTGGTGATCATCGTAATAGACACAGGGACGAACCTGAGCATGATGATGAGTGGAACAGAGGTCGATCATCCAGAGGGCACAGCAAGTCACGGTTGTCTCGGGAGGATAACCATCGGTCGAGATCAAGGGATGCTGATTATGGGAAAAGAAGGCGTCTTACAGTTGAATAG
- the LOC106390893 gene encoding fasciclin-like arabinogalactan protein 1 — MAKKMREVTISYILPIILLLAVETHAHNVTRLLASHPSFSSFNHFLTQTHLAGEINRRTTITVLAVDNAAMSALTSKGYPISTIKNILSLHVLLDYFGAKKIHQIRDGSALAATLFQATGAAPGTTGFVNITDLRGGKVGLGPDGGDLSSFFVKSVEEVPYNISIIQISKVLPSETASAPTPAPAEMNLTGIMSAHGCKVFAETLLANPGASKTYQESVEGGMTVFCPGDDAMKGFLPKYKNLTAPKKEAFLDFLAVPTYYSMAMLKSNNGPMNTLATDGSSKFELTVQNDGEKVTLRTRINTVQIVDTIIDEQPLAIYATDKVLLPKELFKASAVEAPAPAPEDGDVADSPKPAKGKGKGKKKKAAPSPDDSFGDSDSPAEGPDGDADDATADEASAVRIVGGATAGLVVSLFCLFASSSLL, encoded by the exons ATGGCGAAGAAGATGAGAGAAGTAACCATCTCCTACATTCTCCCTATCATCCTCCTCCTAGCCGTCGAAACACACGCGCACAACGTCACGCGCCTCTTAGCAAGCCACCCTTCTTTCTCCTCCTTCAACCACTTCCTCACCCAAACTCACCTCGCCGGCGAAATCAACCGGAGAACAACCATAACCGTCCTCGCCGTCGACAACGCCGCCATGTCCGCCTTAACCTCGAAAGGCTACCCAATCTCCACCATCAAGAACATCCTCTCCCTCCACGTCCTCCTCGACTACTTCGGCGCCAAAAAAATCCACCAGATCCGCGACGGTTCAGCTCTCGCCGCCACTCTCTTCCAAGCCACCGGAGCAGCTCCGGGAACCACCGGATTCGTCAACATAACGGATCTGAGAGGCGGTAAGGTCGGACTCGGTCCCGACGGTGGAGATCTGTCTTCCTTCTTCGTCAAATCCGTTGAAGAAGTTCCGTACAACATCTCCATTATTCAGATCAGCAAAGTCTTACCGTCGGAAACGGCGTCGGCTCCGACTCCAGCTCCGGCTGAGATGAATCTCACCGGAATAATGTCGGCTCATGGCTGTAAAGTTTTCGCTGAGACGCTTCTCGCTAACCCTGGTGCTTCAAAAACTTACCAG GAGAGTGTAGAAGGAGGCATGACAGTGTTCTGTCCAGGAGATGACGCCATGAAAGGATTCTTGCCCAAATACAAGAACTTGACTGCTCCAAAGAAAGAAGCTTTCCTTGACTTCCTCGCTGTCCCCACCTATTACTCAATGGCCATGCTCAAATCTAACAATGGTCCGATGAACACACTTGCCACGGACGGATCCAGCAAGTTCGAGCTCACTGTACAGAACGATGGAGAGAAAGTTACCCTCAGGACAAGGATCAACACTGTCCAGATCGTTGATACTATTATTGACGAGCAGCCCTTGGCTATTTATGCTACAGATAAGGTTTTACTGCCTAAGGAGCTCTTTAAGGCTTCGGCTGTTGAAGCTCCTGCTCCGGCACCGGAGGATGGAGATGTTGCGGATTCTCCTAAACCGGCTAAAGGGAAAGggaaggggaagaagaagaaggctgcGCCGTCTCCTGACGATTCGTTTGGTGATTCGGATTCGCCTGCGGAAGGGCCTGATGGAGATGCGGATGATGCGACTGCTGATGAAGCCAGTGCGGTTAGGATCGTCGGAGGAGCAACGGCTGGTTTGGTGGTGAGCCTGTTCTGCttgtttgcttcttcttcgCTTCTGTAG
- the LOC106390890 gene encoding pentatricopeptide repeat-containing protein At5g55740, chloroplastic-like, protein MASLPFSTIPIKLPHSVSRKPHDDQPRNPYFHSVSSLCKNGEIKEALSLVTEMDFRNVRIGPEIYGEILQGCVYERDFHTGQQIHARILKNGDFYAKNEYIETKLVIFYAKCDALEIAEVHFSKLRVRNVFSWAAIIGVKCRMGLVEGALMGFVEMLKDEIFPDNFVVPNVCKACGALQWSGFGRGLHGYVAKSGLDDCVFVASSLADMYGKCGVLDDARKVFDEIPERNVVAWNALMVGYVQNGMNEEAIRLMCDMREEGVEPTRVTVSTCLSASANMGGVEEGKQSHAVAVVNGLELDNILGTSILNFYCKVGLIDYAEMVFDRMIGKDVVTWNLLISGYVQQGLVEDAIRMCQLMRLEKLKFDCVTLSTLMSAAARTQNSKLGKEVQCYCIRHSFESDIVLASAVVDMYAKCGSIVDAKKVFDSTVQKDLILWNTLLAACAESGLSGEALRLFYEMQLESVPPNVITWNLIILSLFRSGQVDEAKEMFLQMQSSGIVPTIVSWTTMMNGLVQNGCSEEAIHYLRKMQESGMRPNVFSITVALSACANLASLHFGRSVHGYIIRNRLHSSSVSIETSLVDMYAKCGDISKAEKVFRRKLFSELPLYNAMISAYALYGNVEEAIALYGSLEDMGIKPDNITFTNILSACNHAGDINQAIEIFSDMVSKHGVKPCLEHYGLMVDLLASAGETEKALRLMEEMPYEPDARMIQSLLATCNKEHKTELVDYLSRQLLESEPDNSGNYVTISNAYAGEGSWDEVVKMREMMKAKGLKKQPGCSWIRVKREEEEEVQVFVANDKTHLRNNEIRRMLALLLYDMRSDSK, encoded by the coding sequence ATGGCTTCTCTTCCTTTCAGCACTATCCCGATCAAACTTCCACATTCAGTATCAAGAAAACCTCACGATGATCAACCTCGTAATCCTTACTTTCACAGCGTTTCGTCTCTATGCAAAAACGGCGAGATCAAAGAAGCTCTGAGCTTAGTCACGGAGATGGACTTCAGAAATGTACGTATCGGTCCCGAGATATACGGCGAAATCCTTCAAGGGTGCGTTTACGAGAGAGACTTCCACACGGGGCAGCAAATCCACGCTCGTATCTTGAAGAACGGCGACTTCTACGCCAAAAACGAGTACATCGAGACCAAACTGGTGATCTTCTACGCGAAATGCGATGCTCTGGAGATCGCTGAGGTCCACTTCTCGAAACTGAGGGTTCGTAACGTGTTCTCTTGGGCGGCGATCATCGGCGTGAAATGCAGGATGGGACTCGTCGAAGGAGCTTTGATGGGTTTCGTTGAGATGCTTAAAGACGAGATTTTTCCAGATAATTTCGTGGTGCCGAATGTTTGTAAAGCGTGCGGTGCGTTGCAGTGGAGTGGGTTTGGGAGAGGGCTTCATGGGTACGTGGCAAAATCTGGTCTTGACGATTGTGTGTTCGTGGCGAGTAGCTTGGCGGATATGTATGGGAAGTGCGGGGTTTTGGATGATGCGaggaaggtgttcgatgaaattcCTGAGAGAAATGTTGTTGCTTGGAATGCGTTGATGGTCGGTTATGTGCAAAATGGGATGAACGAGGAAGCGATTCGGCTTATGTGTGATATGAGGGAGGAAGGTGTTGAGCCCACGCGTGTCACTGTCTCGACTTGCTTGTCTGCTTCTGCTAATATGGGTGGGGTTGAAGAGGGGAAACAATCTCATGCCGTTGCTGTTGTGAATGGGTTAGAGCTTGATAATATACTTGGAACGTCGATATTGAATTTCTATTGCAAGGTTGGTTTGATCGATTATGCTGAGATGGTGTTTGATCGAATGATTGGGAAAGATGTGGTGACATGGAATCTGCTTATTTCCGGGTATGTTCAACAAGGGCTGGTGGAAGATGCTATCCGCATGTGCCAGTTGATGAGACTAGAGAAGCTGAAGTTCGATTGCGTCACTTTATCGACGTTAATGTCGGCAGCTGCACGTACTCAGAACTCAAAACTCGGGAAAGAGGTGCAGTGTTATTGCATCAGACACAGTTTTGAATCTGATATCGTCTTAGCCAGTGCCGTTGTTGATATGTATGCCAAGTGTGGTAGTATTGTTGATGCTAAGAAAGTGTTTGATTCCACAGTACAAAAGGACTTGATACTGTGGAACACATTACTTGCAGCTTGCGCAGAGTCTGGTCTTAGCGGAGAGGCTTTGAGATTGTTCTATGAGATGCAGCTAGAGAGTGTACCACCAAATGTGATAACATGGAATTTGAtcattctaagtcttttcaGGAGCGGTCAGGTAGATGAGGCCAAGGAAATGTTCTTGCAGATGCAATCTTCAGGCATAGTTCCGACTATAGTCTCCTGGACCACTATGATGAACGGTTTGGTGCAAAATGGTTGCAGTGAGGAGGCAATTCATTATCTGAGAAAGATGCAAGAATCCGGGATGAGACCAAATGTCTTTAGCATCACCGTCGCACTCTCTGCTTGCGCAAATCTAGCATCATTGCATTTCGGAAGATCAGTACATGGATACATCATAAGAAATCGGCTGCATTCCTCTTCCGTTTCGATCGAGACTTCGTTGGTTGACATGTATGCTAAATGTGGAGATATAAGCAAAGCGGAGAAGGTTTTCCGAAGAAAGTTATTCAGCGAGTTGCCTCTCTACAATGCCATGATCTCGGCGTATGCATTGTATGGTAACGTGGAAGAAGCAATCGCTCTGTACGGAAGCTTGGAAGATATGGGCATCAAACCAGACAACATAACATTCACAAACATCTTATCTGCTTGTAACCACGCTGGAGATATTAACCAAGCCATCGAAATTTTCTCTGATATGGTTTCAAAGCATGGCGTGAAACCATGCTTGGAACATTATGGACTAATGGTAGATCTTCTTGCATCAGCTGGAGAAACAGAAAAGGCCTTACGGTTAATGGAGGAAATGCCATACGAGCCAGATGCAAGAATGATCCAGTCCTTGTTAGCTACTTGCAACAAGGAACATAAGACTGAGCTTGTGGACTACTTATCAAGGCAGCTGTTGGAATCAGAACCTGATAACTCCGGGAACTATGTGACGATATCCAACGCGTATGCAGGTGAAGGAAGTTGGGATGAAGTTGTGAAGATGAGAGAGATGATGAAAGCTAAAGGGTTGAAGAAACAGCCTGGATGCAGTTGGATTCGGGTtaaaagagaggaagaagaagaagtccaaGTGTTTGTTGCCAATGATAAGACACATCTTAGGAACAATGAGATACGAAGGATGTTAGCTTTGTTACTGTATGATATGCGTTCCGATTCCAAATGA